A single window of Gossypium hirsutum isolate 1008001.06 chromosome A10, Gossypium_hirsutum_v2.1, whole genome shotgun sequence DNA harbors:
- the LOC107895482 gene encoding uncharacterized protein, whose amino-acid sequence MKDQMLEAQRNMMTEMAQLLRGTTDKGKAPMTTTEEDNEGHLLGFTPPHVQTQPEAYLRGPSVTIRPQQGQVDAVIPMNFQTSSGFNPGDNLANMVIPDLDVAEREEMRLELSRQLEEHCRWLEEKFRALENADNRQGMDAKDLSLVLDLDSLVGVAARWYNQLSRARIDSWRDLAQAFMQQYNHVTDMIPDRITLQNMEKKPNESFRLYAQRWREIAMQVQPPLLEKETTMLFINTLKTPFITRMIGSTTKNFADIVMAGEIIENAIRGGKIEGEATKRSVSRRKDNKVNNTSSYNSNTVTVSQPRVTTVGQEDSQKQGSVSRQNSEKVSNQISVTYLELYQSLFNAHAIAPFHLKPLQPPYPKWYDPNAKCEYHAGISGHSIENCTCFKKAVEKLIKMGVVKFDDTLSTENPLPNHGDQGVNAVEDTGMRRIKDGVSKVRTLMKMIWEEMVKREMIISKDRNKRARDYCEFYAEEGHEFKALVQSLMDNKELEFYEAGSNEGHICTLEGTPKNQNRPRIIISLLGSNEVETPTDNKRVPWNYNCHVSMPEKEDIASASKEAQGEGSYTRSGKRYDVEGVKVEPAKAKALDKRKGTETLVNELVKEEEAREFLKFLKHSEYSVVEQLRKQPARISVLALLLCSEAHQKALMKVLNETYVTNNISVNKLDRFVSNISADNFIYFNDDEIPPGGMGLAKALHITTRCKGYTVPSVLIDNGSALNVMSLSTLNRLPIDSSHMKACHNVVQAFDGTERRVMGKIDIPLMIGPNTYELVADGRLVTINVEEDIIAIVTSSAPYVEANEEAIECSLHSLEFVNATFIAEGNEVSVPKISRTTRMGLQMTMGRGALPGKGLGRYLQGGIQVPELKEKKDHFGLGFRPDQKQMRREMEKHQEKRRARLSEKEVQWESMTFPHISQTFVSGGIIHPKGGLLEEGGCYIKAVYNEESE is encoded by the exons ATGAAGGATCAAATGTTGGAGGCTCAAAGGAATATGATGACTGAGATGGCTCAACTGTTGAGGGGAACAACAGATAAAGGAAAAGCCCCTATGACTACAACTGAAGAGGATAACGAGGGTCATCTTCTTGGTTTCACTCCACCTCACGTACAGACCCAACCTGAGGCATATCTCCGAGGACCGTCTGTCACAATAAGGCCTCAACAGGGTCAAGTCGATGCTGTAATACCCATGAACTTTCAAACTAGTTCGGGATTCAATCCTGGAGACAATCTTGCCAATATGGTTATCCCCGATTTAGATGTAGCTGAGAGGGAAGAAATGAGACTCGAATTATCAAGGCAATTAGAGGAACATTGCAGATGGTTAGAGGAGAAATTTAGGGCACTAGAAAACGCTGATAATCGTCAGGGAATGGATGCTAAGGACTTGAGTTTAGTCCTAGATTTG gatagtttgGTTGGGGTAGCGGCTAGGTGGTATAATCAACTAAGTCGCGCAAGGATCGACTCTTGGAGAGACTTAGCGCAAGCTTTTATGCAGCAATataatcatgtgactgacatgattCCTGATAGAATTACcttgcaaaacatggaaaagaagcctaatgaaagttttaggctatATGCCCAGAGGTGGAGAGAGATTGccatgcaagttcaaccaccgcTCTTGGAGAAAGAGACTACTATGCTGTTCATCAACACTTTAAAGACCCCATTCATTACCCGCATGATTGGAAGTACCACCAAGAATTTTGCCGATATAGTTATGGCGGGAGAAATaattgagaatgccataagagGTGGCAAGATAGAGGGGGAAGCTACTAAAAGATCGGTCTCAAGAAGGAAGGATAATAAGGTGAATAATACGAGTAGCTATAATTCAAATACGGTTACGGTTAGTCAGCCCAGAGTAACTACGGTTGGGCAAGAAGATTCTCAAAAGCAGGGATCTGTTTCGAGACAGAATTCTGAAAAAGTTTCGAACCAGATCTCAGTAACGTATCTGGAGCTTTATCAAAGTTTATTCAATGCACATGCAATAGCCCCTTTTCATTTGAAACCGTTACAacccccatatcccaaatggtatgatccAAACGCCAAATGTGAGTACCATGCGGGGATATCTGGGCATTCAATTGAAAATTGCACTTGTTTTAAGAAGGCAGTGGAAAAGCTAATCAAGATGGGGGTTGTAAAATTTGACGACACCCTTAGTACAGAGAACCCGTTGCCAAATCATGGTGATCAAGGGGTAAATGCAGTTGAGGATACGGGTATGAGAAGGATTAAAGATGGCGTGTCCAAGGTGAGAACACtgatgaaaatgatttgggaagaaatggtgaaaagagAGATGATAATCTCTAAAGATAGGAATAAAAGAGCAAGGGACTACTGTGAGTTCTATGCTGAAGAGGGGCACGAGTTTAAGGCCTTGGTACAAAGCCTTAtggacaacaaagagctagaattttatgaagctgGCTCAAATGAGGGACATATATGCACATTAGAAGGTACACCAAAGAATCAAAACCGGCCGAGGATTATTATTTCTTTACTAGGAAGTAATGAAGTTGAAACACCAACG GATAACAAGAGGGTACCCTGGAATTATAATTGCCATGTGTCAATGCCGGAGAAGGAGGATATAGCTAGTGCTTCTAAGGAAGCTCAAGGTGAGGGTTCTTACACACGTAGTGGGAAGCGCTACGATGTAGAAGGCGTCAAAGTTGAGCCTGCAAAAGCAAAAGCTTTAGACAAAAGAAAAGGGACAGAGACACTGGTTAATGAGCTagtgaaggaagaagaagccagagaatttttaaaattcttaaaacacaGTGAGTACAGCGTGGTTGAACAATTGCGCAAACAACCTGCTCGTATATCAGTGTTGGCTTTGCTTCTATGTTCAGAGGCACATCAGAAAGCTTTAATGAAGGTGCTCAATGAGACTTATGTTACTAATAATATATCCGTCAACAAGTTGGATCGATTTGTTAGTAACataagtgctgacaatttcatttatttcaacgaTGATGAAATCCCACCGGGAGGCATGGGATTAGCTAAGGCTTTGCACATTACCACCCGCTGCAAAGGATATACAGTGCCGAGTGTGCTTATTGATAATGGGTCAGCCTTAAATGTAATGTCGCTGTCCACACTGAAtagattacccattgacagttctcacatgaaagcatgccataATGTAGTGCaagcatttgatggcacggagAGAAGGGTCATGGGAAAAATTGATATTCCTTTAATGATTGGGCCAAACACGTATGAG ttagtagCTGATGGACGGTTGGTCACTATAAATGTGGAGGAGGACATTATAGCGATAGTTACCAGTAGTGCACCCTATGTAGAAGCAAACGAGGAGGCAATTGAATGCTCTTTACATTCATTAGAGTTCGTCAACGCAACATTCATTGCAGAGGGGAATGAGGTGTCGGTGCCCAAGATATCCAGAACTACAAGGATGGGTTTGCAAATGACAATGGGAAGAGGAGCCTTGCCAGGAAAAGGATTGGGAAGATATCTTCAAGGAGGGATTCAAGTTCCAGAGTTAAAGGAGAAGAAAGACCATTTTGGTTTGGGTTTCAGGCCAGATCAAAAGCAAATGAGAAGGGAAATGGAGAAGCATCAAGAAAAGAGAAGGGCGCGTTTAAGCGAAAAAGAAGTACAGTGGGAATCGATGACATTCCCCCATATATCCCAAACCTTTGTATCAGGAGGGATAATTCACCCTAAAGGAGGGTTGCTTGAAGAAGGAGGTTGTTACATCAAGGCTGTGTATAATGAAGAGTCTGAATGA